The proteins below come from a single Roseiflexus sp. RS-1 genomic window:
- a CDS encoding DUF5107 domain-containing protein — MKLLLPIFLLVATLIIPVTPVAAAPAIPDGFADPAFATLWTRADRAVATGSARRSWTYGASPGEMRYERFAGAPGDARLVQYFDKARMEVNNPGGDRQSPWFVTGGRLVVELITGSMQTGFNDVEQRAPAAIPVAGDPINNPQAPTYAQLAAYVSLDGGGRAPNRIGARVSALLGPDGLRERPDLALSATTIVRYESVTGHNVPRAFRDFMAASPVDTLFVFGYPISEPYWALVRVGGKELPILFQAFERRLLTFNPANPPRWQVEMGNVGQHYFLWRYGRPLRYAVPPFSGVTARETTLTLPTYDYSSALVPTSPGDPIHPYPRLDLARVGSLQPRTYRAVVVENRFLELTFLPELGGRLYRAVIKSTGQNIFYQNPVIKPAPFGQRGWWLGVGGLEWAAPTEEHGYLEAFPWDLALETQRDGLVVRMTTVEQQRGFDVTASVRLRADEGSIATMLVAQNRTDSAQPLQMWMNAALAPVANRVGHVTHFVVPVDQMIVHATEDRALPPPRARVEWTLHQNRDLSRPSTWNGYVGLFAARPTPFIGLYDSQADAGVAATSSTGFAGAKVFAFSSNFDRRLFTDDGSDYAELWCGAQPTFWDDPPLDAGEQRVIAADWIPLQGLGDLATASDHGALGVQRRADGGFTVSVISVRILPAAPVRVIHNGREIFRSTTVVLRPDLPLAIELPPGIAGGTLRVETGGFALETTLS, encoded by the coding sequence GTGAAACTTCTCCTGCCGATCTTCCTCCTGGTTGCCACCCTGATCATTCCTGTCACACCGGTCGCTGCGGCGCCAGCGATCCCCGATGGATTCGCGGATCCGGCGTTTGCAACATTGTGGACCCGCGCCGATCGGGCGGTCGCCACGGGGAGTGCGCGTCGCTCCTGGACGTATGGCGCATCCCCCGGCGAGATGCGCTATGAGCGCTTCGCTGGCGCACCGGGCGATGCGCGTCTGGTGCAGTACTTCGACAAGGCGCGGATGGAGGTGAACAATCCGGGTGGCGACCGCCAGTCCCCCTGGTTTGTCACCGGCGGACGGCTGGTGGTTGAGTTGATCACCGGCAGCATGCAAACCGGCTTCAACGATGTCGAACAACGCGCGCCCGCCGCCATTCCGGTCGCTGGCGATCCGATCAACAATCCACAGGCGCCAACCTATGCGCAACTGGCAGCATACGTGTCGCTCGACGGCGGCGGGCGCGCGCCCAACCGCATCGGGGCACGGGTGAGCGCACTGCTCGGTCCCGACGGATTGCGTGAGCGACCCGACCTGGCGCTGTCAGCGACGACGATTGTGCGCTATGAATCGGTGACCGGGCACAATGTGCCGCGCGCCTTCCGCGACTTCATGGCAGCGTCGCCGGTCGATACGCTGTTCGTCTTCGGGTATCCGATCAGCGAACCGTACTGGGCGCTGGTTCGCGTTGGCGGAAAAGAACTGCCGATTCTTTTTCAGGCATTCGAGCGTCGCCTGCTGACATTCAACCCTGCCAACCCGCCGCGCTGGCAGGTCGAAATGGGAAACGTCGGACAGCACTACTTCCTCTGGCGCTACGGGCGACCGCTGCGCTACGCGGTTCCCCCGTTCTCCGGCGTCACCGCCCGCGAAACGACGCTGACCCTGCCAACATACGACTATAGCAGCGCGCTCGTGCCGACCTCTCCCGGCGATCCGATCCATCCCTACCCGCGGCTCGATCTGGCGCGCGTCGGTTCGCTGCAACCACGCACCTATCGCGCCGTGGTGGTCGAAAATCGTTTCCTGGAACTGACCTTCCTGCCCGAACTTGGCGGGCGACTGTACCGCGCGGTCATCAAATCCACCGGTCAAAACATCTTCTACCAGAACCCGGTGATCAAGCCGGCTCCGTTTGGACAACGCGGCTGGTGGTTGGGTGTCGGCGGGCTGGAATGGGCGGCGCCAACCGAAGAACATGGCTACCTGGAAGCATTCCCATGGGATCTCGCGCTCGAAACGCAGCGCGATGGGCTGGTTGTGCGCATGACCACTGTTGAACAACAACGCGGGTTCGATGTGACTGCCAGCGTCCGACTGCGCGCTGACGAGGGAAGTATCGCAACGATGCTGGTCGCACAAAACCGCACCGATAGCGCCCAACCGTTGCAAATGTGGATGAACGCTGCGCTCGCTCCCGTCGCCAATCGTGTAGGACATGTCACCCATTTCGTCGTGCCCGTCGATCAGATGATCGTTCACGCGACCGAAGATCGGGCGTTGCCGCCACCACGCGCCAGGGTGGAATGGACCCTTCATCAGAATCGTGATCTCTCGCGCCCATCGACCTGGAACGGGTATGTGGGGTTGTTCGCCGCGCGTCCGACGCCGTTCATCGGGTTGTACGACTCGCAGGCGGACGCGGGAGTTGCTGCAACGTCCAGCACAGGCTTCGCTGGCGCGAAAGTGTTCGCTTTCAGTTCGAATTTCGACCGCCGCCTGTTCACCGACGATGGGAGCGACTATGCCGAACTCTGGTGCGGCGCACAACCGACGTTCTGGGACGATCCGCCGCTGGACGCTGGCGAGCAGCGTGTCATCGCCGCCGACTGGATTCCGCTCCAGGGGTTGGGCGACCTGGCAACCGCAAGCGATCACGGCGCACTTGGCGTGCAACGCCGGGCAGACGGAGGTTTCACCGTCAGTGTCATTTCGGTGCGTATCCTCCCCGCAGCGCCGGTGCGTGTGATCCATAACGGGCGTGAAATCTTTCGCAGCACGACTGTAGTCCTGCGCCCCGATCTGCCGCTGGCAATCGAGTTGCCGCCGGGCATCGCCGGTGGTACACTGCGCGTCGAAACCGGCGGGTTCGCCCTGGAAACAACACTTTCATGA
- a CDS encoding DUF711 family protein — protein MRIRTITVGACEADVPRAALVARTARQRLEDAGYTVQTLRLALDTTGTNRCADLATVLRGAETLALDAGFDYVSIGRVANDRLPLLAEALAATDAVFASARIAGRDGKTDPAAVTAAAQVITTLASATPGGFGNLRFAALASVAPGSPFFPASYHSGGEPWLAIGPEAAALAVEAAHEAAGEDAAQSVAARTQRFAQHLTARIEAHDLRIRAALKAVTDDIYVAGCDWSLAPHPDAPCSIGAAIERVSGAPFGEPGTLATIRACTDAIRAARVILIGFSGVMLPVLEDAVLAQRNAEGRYVWRDLLTFSAVCGTGLDTIPLPGDTPVESIAGMLAEVAALAGALRKPLTARLMPIPGLRAGDMTAFDFPYFVNTRIMAP, from the coding sequence ATGCGCATTCGCACAATAACCGTTGGCGCCTGTGAAGCGGATGTGCCGCGCGCGGCGCTTGTGGCGCGCACGGCGCGGCAGCGCCTGGAAGATGCCGGATACACGGTGCAGACGCTGCGCCTGGCACTCGACACAACCGGCACGAACCGGTGCGCCGATCTCGCCACAGTGCTGCGCGGCGCCGAGACGCTTGCGCTCGATGCCGGCTTCGACTATGTCTCTATCGGGCGGGTTGCAAATGACCGCCTGCCACTGCTGGCGGAAGCACTCGCCGCAACTGATGCAGTCTTCGCATCCGCGCGCATTGCCGGGCGTGATGGAAAGACCGATCCGGCAGCGGTCACCGCAGCGGCGCAGGTGATAACAACCCTGGCATCAGCAACGCCGGGCGGGTTTGGCAACCTGCGTTTTGCGGCGCTGGCGAGTGTTGCGCCCGGTTCGCCATTCTTCCCGGCAAGTTATCACAGCGGCGGCGAACCGTGGCTGGCGATCGGTCCCGAAGCAGCCGCGCTCGCTGTGGAAGCGGCGCATGAAGCCGCCGGGGAGGATGCCGCCCAATCCGTCGCTGCCAGAACGCAACGTTTCGCACAGCATCTGACAGCACGCATCGAAGCGCATGATCTGCGCATTCGCGCTGCGCTCAAAGCGGTCACTGACGACATCTATGTTGCGGGATGCGACTGGTCGCTTGCACCGCATCCGGACGCACCATGCAGCATCGGCGCCGCCATTGAGCGCGTCAGCGGAGCGCCGTTCGGCGAACCCGGCACGCTGGCGACCATTCGCGCCTGCACCGATGCGATCCGCGCAGCGCGGGTCATCCTGATCGGGTTCAGCGGGGTGATGCTGCCGGTGCTGGAGGATGCGGTTCTGGCGCAGCGCAATGCGGAGGGGCGTTACGTGTGGCGCGATCTGCTGACGTTCAGTGCGGTGTGCGGCACGGGACTCGACACCATTCCGTTGCCGGGCGATACTCCGGTTGAATCGATCGCAGGTATGCTTGCCGAAGTTGCGGCGCTGGCAGGCGCATTACGCAAACCGCTCACCGCGCGCCTTATGCCCATTCCCGGCTTGCGCGCGGGCGATATGACGGCGTTTGATTTCCCGTACTTCGTCAATACGCGCATCATGGCGCCGTGA
- a CDS encoding 2-hydroxyacid dehydrogenase, with product MDVLVYDAHSYDRTFLDAANQGRHRLTYTAAQLDLHTAALAQGFPAICCFVNDQATAEVIERLAANGVRLIAQRSTGYNNIDLAAAEQHGITAMRVSYYSPYSVAEFAVGLLQTLNRRIHRAYNRTREFNFRLAGLLGRDIHGSVVGVVGTGKIGAVFARIMHGFGCSLLGYDVSQNPDCLALGMRYVTLEELLRSSDIVSLHVPLLPETYHLINRETLALMKPDAFLINTSRGGLIDTDALIETLRAGRIAGVGLDVYEEEEGVFFHDLSDRVITDDTLARLMTFPNVLVTGHQAFFTREAMTTIAETTIRNITDFEEGRENENILRPRR from the coding sequence ATGGACGTTCTCGTTTACGATGCTCACTCATATGACCGCACATTTCTGGATGCCGCCAACCAGGGACGGCATCGGCTCACCTACACCGCCGCGCAGCTCGACCTGCACACCGCTGCGCTCGCGCAGGGCTTCCCGGCGATCTGCTGTTTTGTAAACGATCAGGCGACGGCGGAAGTCATCGAACGGCTGGCAGCCAACGGCGTTCGCCTGATCGCGCAGCGCTCCACCGGCTACAACAACATCGATCTGGCGGCAGCCGAACAGCATGGTATCACCGCAATGCGGGTCAGTTATTACTCTCCCTACTCGGTAGCGGAGTTCGCCGTCGGTCTGCTGCAAACGCTCAACCGGCGCATCCACCGCGCCTACAACCGCACCCGCGAGTTCAACTTTCGCCTTGCCGGTCTCCTCGGACGCGACATCCACGGCTCGGTGGTTGGCGTCGTTGGCACCGGCAAGATCGGGGCAGTCTTCGCGCGCATTATGCACGGCTTCGGGTGTTCGCTGCTCGGTTACGATGTCTCCCAGAATCCGGATTGCCTGGCGCTGGGAATGCGCTATGTGACGCTTGAAGAACTGCTGCGTTCATCGGATATCGTCAGTCTGCATGTGCCGCTGCTGCCGGAAACGTACCACCTGATCAATCGTGAGACGCTGGCGCTGATGAAGCCGGATGCATTCCTGATCAACACCAGCCGCGGCGGTCTCATCGATACCGATGCACTGATCGAAACACTGCGCGCTGGACGGATCGCTGGTGTCGGTCTCGATGTGTACGAGGAGGAAGAAGGGGTTTTCTTCCACGACCTTTCGGACAGGGTGATTACCGATGATACTCTGGCTCGTCTGATGACGTTCCCCAACGTGCTCGTCACCGGTCACCAGGCGTTCTTTACCCGCGAGGCGATGACGACAATCGCAGAGACGACCATCCGCAACATTACCGACTTCGAGGAAGGGCGTGAAAATGAGAATATCCTGCGACCAAGGAGGTAG
- the pgi gene encoding glucose-6-phosphate isomerase, with the protein MTVLTHRPEWRALETHYHAICNVHLRQLFAEDPGRGERLTAEAAGLFFDYAKNRITDETLRLLIALAEACDLRARIDAMFRGERINATENRAVLHVALRAPRGAVILVDGANVVPEVHAVLDRMAAFAEQVRSGRWTGFTGKPIRNIVNIGIGGSDLGPVMAYEALRYYSDRNLTVRFVSNVDGSDFAEATRDLDPAETLFIVASKTFTTLETMTNARTARAWALAALGDEAAVARHFVAVSTNAAEVAKFGIDTANMFGFWDWVGGRYSMTSAIGLSTMIALGPERFHELLAGFHAMDEHFRTAPFDRNLPVIHGLLTIWYANFFGIETVAILPYDNYLKRFPAYLQQLTMESNGKSVTLSGAPVSYQTGMIYWGEPGTNGQHSFYQLLHQGTRLALCDFIGFAEPLNPLGNHHDLLMANMFAQAEALAFGKTTEETLAEGTPEWLAPHRTFAGNRPSNTLLAERLTPATLGALVALYEHSVFTQGAIWDINPFDQWGVELGKALAGRIVPELMSESAPHLAHDSSTNALIRRYRTLRGRVS; encoded by the coding sequence ATGACGGTTCTGACGCACCGCCCTGAATGGCGCGCGCTCGAGACGCACTATCACGCGATATGTAACGTGCATCTGCGCCAGTTGTTTGCTGAAGACCCTGGTCGCGGCGAGCGCCTGACCGCCGAAGCCGCTGGACTTTTCTTCGACTATGCGAAAAACCGGATCACCGACGAGACGCTGCGCCTGCTGATCGCGCTGGCGGAGGCATGTGATCTGCGCGCCAGAATCGATGCAATGTTCCGTGGCGAACGGATCAACGCCACCGAGAACCGCGCCGTTCTTCACGTGGCGCTCCGCGCGCCGCGCGGCGCTGTTATTCTGGTGGATGGCGCAAATGTAGTCCCTGAAGTGCATGCAGTGCTTGATCGCATGGCTGCGTTCGCCGAACAGGTGCGCAGCGGCAGGTGGACCGGGTTCACCGGCAAACCGATCCGCAACATTGTCAATATCGGCATCGGCGGATCCGACCTGGGACCTGTGATGGCGTATGAGGCGTTGCGGTACTACAGTGACCGCAATCTGACCGTTCGCTTTGTGTCGAACGTCGATGGGAGCGATTTTGCCGAGGCGACCCGTGATCTCGATCCGGCGGAAACCCTGTTCATTGTGGCGTCGAAAACGTTCACCACACTGGAGACAATGACCAACGCGCGCACTGCGCGCGCCTGGGCGCTGGCGGCGCTCGGCGACGAGGCTGCGGTTGCACGTCATTTCGTCGCCGTTTCGACTAATGCCGCCGAGGTGGCGAAGTTCGGCATCGACACGGCGAATATGTTCGGCTTCTGGGATTGGGTTGGCGGACGGTACTCAATGACATCGGCAATCGGGCTGTCAACCATGATCGCGCTCGGTCCTGAACGGTTCCACGAACTGCTCGCCGGCTTCCACGCGATGGACGAGCACTTCCGCACGGCGCCGTTCGACCGTAACCTGCCGGTGATCCATGGACTGCTGACTATCTGGTATGCCAATTTCTTCGGCATCGAGACGGTGGCGATTCTTCCCTACGACAATTACCTGAAACGTTTTCCGGCATACCTCCAGCAACTGACGATGGAAAGCAACGGCAAATCGGTGACATTGTCCGGCGCGCCGGTCTCGTATCAGACGGGAATGATCTATTGGGGCGAGCCGGGAACGAATGGTCAGCACTCGTTCTATCAGTTGCTCCACCAGGGCACACGCCTGGCGCTGTGCGATTTCATCGGTTTTGCCGAACCGCTCAATCCGCTCGGCAACCATCATGATCTGCTGATGGCGAATATGTTTGCGCAGGCTGAGGCGCTGGCGTTCGGCAAAACAACGGAGGAGACGCTGGCGGAAGGAACGCCGGAGTGGCTGGCGCCGCACCGAACCTTCGCCGGTAATCGTCCATCGAACACGCTCCTGGCGGAACGGTTGACGCCAGCAACACTCGGCGCGCTGGTCGCCCTGTATGAACATAGCGTGTTCACCCAGGGTGCAATCTGGGACATCAATCCATTCGACCAGTGGGGCGTCGAGTTGGGGAAGGCGCTGGCAGGGCGCATTGTCCCTGAGTTGATGAGTGAGTCCGCCCCACACCTGGCACACGACAGTTCAACAAATGCGCTCATCCGGCGCTACCGCACCCTGCGCGGGCGGGTCTCATAG
- the tsaE gene encoding tRNA (adenosine(37)-N6)-threonylcarbamoyltransferase complex ATPase subunit type 1 TsaE, giving the protein MSTRNVHTVRSPHILDFVSHSVAQTIRVGQRLGELLQRGDVVALRGDLGTGKTHLVKGIVLGLGSTDTVNSPSFVLINQYRASAQRGDLPIYHADLYRIERPAELQGVGLEELLDGDGVCLIEWADHAEPLLPDERLDVHLSHLSETKRVVRFAPRGRRYEELVDTLKKAAFN; this is encoded by the coding sequence ATGAGTACACGAAACGTCCATACCGTTCGTTCGCCGCACATTCTGGATTTTGTGTCACACAGCGTTGCACAGACCATTCGTGTCGGGCAGCGCCTGGGGGAACTGTTGCAGCGCGGCGATGTCGTGGCGTTGCGTGGCGACCTGGGGACGGGAAAGACGCATCTGGTCAAGGGGATCGTTCTTGGTCTGGGATCGACTGATACGGTCAACAGCCCGAGTTTCGTCCTGATCAATCAGTATCGCGCCAGTGCACAACGTGGCGATCTGCCGATTTATCACGCCGATCTGTACCGTATTGAGCGACCGGCGGAGTTGCAGGGCGTCGGACTGGAAGAACTGCTCGATGGCGATGGCGTGTGTCTGATCGAGTGGGCAGACCACGCGGAGCCGTTGCTTCCCGATGAGCGCCTCGACGTGCATCTCAGTCACCTGAGTGAAACCAAGCGCGTGGTGCGCTTCGCGCCGCGGGGTCGTCGCTACGAAGAACTGGTCGATACGCTGAAGAAAGCGGCGTTCAACTGA
- the tsaB gene encoding tRNA (adenosine(37)-N6)-threonylcarbamoyltransferase complex dimerization subunit type 1 TsaB, with translation MLLAIDTSTADAGIACYDGERGVLGECVWRAGRDHTAQLLPQIDLLLRHIRCARSDIRAVAVALGPGSWSGLRVGMSVAKGFALARDLPLLGIGTLQALAYQHRTSPLRVAPIINLGRGRVATLADDALTPQNVTLAELAASVSEPTLFCGDIDAETQTTLRRLLHDRARFPSPAANTRRPAYLAELAWRRLSAGERDAIATLEPLYLGQPTKTVG, from the coding sequence ATGTTGCTTGCAATCGACACCTCAACTGCCGACGCCGGTATCGCCTGCTATGATGGGGAGCGTGGCGTGCTCGGCGAGTGCGTCTGGCGCGCGGGACGCGACCACACGGCGCAACTCCTGCCGCAGATCGATCTGCTGCTGCGTCACATCCGCTGTGCGCGCAGCGATATTCGGGCGGTTGCCGTCGCGCTGGGACCAGGGAGCTGGAGCGGATTGCGGGTTGGAATGAGCGTCGCCAAAGGGTTCGCGCTGGCGCGCGATCTGCCGCTCCTCGGCATCGGTACATTACAGGCGCTGGCATATCAGCACCGCACATCACCTCTGCGCGTCGCACCGATCATCAACCTGGGACGCGGCAGAGTGGCCACGCTTGCCGACGACGCGCTGACGCCACAGAACGTGACCCTGGCTGAACTCGCCGCGTCCGTCAGTGAACCGACGCTCTTCTGCGGCGATATCGACGCTGAAACACAGACAACCCTGCGCCGCCTGCTGCACGATCGCGCCCGGTTTCCATCACCGGCTGCGAATACGCGCCGCCCGGCGTATCTGGCAGAACTTGCATGGCGTCGTCTCTCCGCCGGCGAGCGCGATGCCATTGCCACGCTTGAACCGCTCTATCTGGGACAACCGACCAAAACTGTCGGTTGA
- a CDS encoding aldehyde ferredoxin oxidoreductase family protein has translation MPLQALQIVLTDQRVMTEQLPADVEHHFLGGRGAAAWLLAQRVPAKIGPLAPANLLIFSAGPLAGVTFSGITVTTRSPITNSISHGWASGRWGANLRRAGHDLLILDGQSPDWCWIRIDGSQVDIHPATHLIGLDTQATNQTLRRELGDEYAVVCVGPAAEAGVSYSAIVAEGAFAVEPAGAGAVMARKRVKAIAVRGTNACPVADRQRLDTALAGIARRIAASDVAADFRQYGSLYYAQRAEELGAFSVRNGQAHTVPHASAISRTALAQRGRREPRGCDGCPLACHSAYIRKNGEPIAYPDLEALAGFGWSCGLTTPDAIILVNDLCLRLGLDVTETSAALAFMMECRERGLSNVGNLTWGDLDAVVGAIRRLGQRQEKRDILSLGVGEMQEVYYGSNVFAPQARQLALPAIDPRTVPEIALADATAPIGGDYRYAMFYEPLLAEPPVWLPNDPNNPHTIQGRVPRLIWHERFAAAVDAAGLCRRLALLAYQIAPADLNELLSATLGRTFTSVDVAKIGERIVTLERALAIRYGAGRDTLPHRWTEEPLEDGPAAGKLPMLEEMLPEYYRRHGWDEQGQPSPARLAELGITLPD, from the coding sequence ATGCCGCTGCAAGCACTCCAGATTGTACTGACCGATCAGCGTGTGATGACAGAACAGTTGCCTGCCGATGTTGAGCACCACTTCCTGGGTGGGCGCGGCGCCGCTGCCTGGCTCCTTGCCCAACGCGTTCCCGCAAAGATCGGTCCACTGGCGCCTGCCAACCTCCTCATCTTCAGCGCCGGACCGCTTGCCGGCGTGACCTTCAGCGGCATCACGGTGACAACACGTTCACCGATCACCAATTCCATTTCGCATGGTTGGGCGTCCGGGCGATGGGGCGCAAACCTCCGGCGCGCCGGTCACGACCTGCTGATCCTGGACGGGCAAAGCCCCGATTGGTGCTGGATCCGGATCGATGGATCGCAGGTGGACATTCATCCGGCAACGCATCTGATCGGGCTTGATACCCAGGCGACCAATCAGACGCTGCGCAGAGAACTTGGGGATGAGTATGCTGTTGTGTGCGTCGGTCCGGCTGCTGAAGCAGGTGTGTCGTACAGCGCCATCGTCGCCGAAGGCGCTTTTGCGGTTGAACCGGCGGGCGCAGGAGCGGTGATGGCGCGCAAGCGCGTGAAAGCTATTGCAGTGCGTGGCACGAACGCCTGCCCGGTTGCCGACCGGCAACGGCTCGACACAGCCCTGGCAGGTATTGCCAGACGCATTGCCGCCAGTGATGTCGCTGCCGACTTCCGTCAGTATGGCAGTCTGTACTACGCGCAGCGCGCCGAAGAGTTGGGCGCATTCAGTGTGCGCAACGGTCAGGCGCACACCGTGCCGCATGCGAGCGCAATCAGTCGCACCGCTCTGGCGCAGCGCGGTCGGCGGGAGCCGCGCGGGTGCGATGGATGCCCGCTCGCCTGTCATAGCGCCTATATTCGCAAGAATGGCGAACCAATCGCCTATCCCGACCTCGAAGCGCTCGCTGGTTTTGGCTGGAGTTGCGGTCTGACCACACCCGACGCCATTATCCTGGTCAACGATCTCTGCCTGCGCCTGGGTCTCGATGTGACCGAAACCAGCGCGGCGCTGGCATTCATGATGGAATGCCGCGAACGGGGCTTGAGCAATGTGGGCAATCTGACGTGGGGCGATCTCGATGCGGTGGTCGGCGCTATTCGCCGATTGGGGCAGCGTCAGGAGAAGCGCGATATTCTGTCGCTGGGTGTCGGCGAAATGCAGGAAGTCTACTACGGCAGCAACGTTTTTGCCCCCCAGGCGCGGCAACTGGCGCTGCCAGCGATCGATCCGCGCACCGTGCCGGAAATCGCTCTCGCCGATGCAACAGCGCCAATCGGCGGCGACTATCGCTACGCAATGTTCTACGAGCCGCTCCTCGCCGAACCACCCGTGTGGCTCCCCAACGACCCCAACAATCCGCATACTATCCAGGGCAGAGTGCCTCGCCTGATCTGGCACGAACGCTTCGCGGCGGCGGTCGATGCCGCCGGGTTGTGCCGACGCCTGGCGCTGCTGGCGTATCAGATCGCGCCAGCCGACCTCAACGAACTGCTCTCGGCAACTCTGGGAAGAACATTCACCAGCGTCGATGTGGCGAAGATCGGCGAACGGATCGTGACCCTCGAACGCGCACTGGCGATCCGATATGGCGCCGGGCGCGACACCCTACCGCATCGCTGGACGGAAGAACCCCTCGAAGATGGACCGGCGGCGGGGAAATTGCCCATGCTTGAAGAGATGCTGCCGGAGTACTATCGCCGCCACGGGTGGGATGAGCAGGGACAGCCCTCACCAGCGCGCCTGGCAGAACTGGGTATCACCCTGCCCGACTGA
- the ftsH gene encoding ATP-dependent zinc metalloprotease FtsH yields MGDNRWLKNSFVYLIILVAALALFINYFNNAQGQQEERGIYQVLADAKAGRVEKIEAQSGNSEILVTYRDTRAKVRSRIESNDSITMLLVQAGVPLDAVNVEVRAAPAWGGLLNVFTFLLPVLLMIGFFIFFMRQAQGSNNQALSFGKSRARMFSGDKPTVTFADVAGQEEAKQDLTEVVEFLKFPDKFAALGARIPRGVLMVGPPGTGKTLLSRAVAGEAGVPFFSISGSEFVEMFVGVGASRVRDLFDQAKRNAPCIVFIDEIDAVGRQRGAGLGGSHDEREQTLNQILVEMDGFDTNTNVIVIAATNRPDVLDPALVRPGRFDRQVVLDAPDVKGRIEVLKVHTKGKPLADDVQFDVIARQTPGFSGADLANAVNEAAILAARRSKKKIGMAELQDAIERVALGGPERRSRVLTEREKLLTAYHESGHAIAAAGMPKAFPVQKVTIVPRGRAGGYTLYLPEEDSIRYTTASQFAAQLVSALGGRVAEEIVFGPDEVSTGAAGDIQQVTRIARAMVTRYGMSPKLGPIAFGEREELIFLGREITEQRNYSDDVAREIDNEVHRIVSEAYERTRLILTHNREVLNDMASALIEYETLDGERLRELLSRVVKIDEIESRVNGGNGMLTTPSGMNVPSAQA; encoded by the coding sequence ATGGGTGATAATCGCTGGCTGAAAAATAGTTTCGTCTACCTCATCATTCTTGTTGCTGCGTTGGCGCTGTTCATCAATTACTTCAACAATGCGCAGGGTCAGCAAGAGGAACGCGGCATCTATCAGGTGCTCGCCGATGCAAAAGCTGGCAGAGTTGAGAAGATCGAAGCGCAGTCGGGCAACTCCGAAATCCTGGTGACGTACCGCGATACCAGGGCTAAGGTGCGGTCACGCATCGAGTCGAACGATAGTATTACGATGCTGCTTGTGCAGGCAGGCGTGCCGCTCGACGCAGTGAACGTCGAGGTGCGCGCAGCGCCAGCATGGGGCGGTCTGCTGAATGTCTTCACGTTCCTGCTGCCAGTCTTACTGATGATCGGCTTCTTCATCTTCTTTATGCGTCAGGCGCAGGGGTCGAACAATCAGGCGCTCTCGTTCGGCAAGAGCCGGGCGCGGATGTTTTCCGGCGATAAGCCGACGGTAACATTTGCCGATGTTGCCGGTCAGGAAGAAGCCAAGCAGGATTTGACAGAAGTCGTTGAGTTTCTCAAGTTTCCCGACAAGTTTGCCGCCCTTGGAGCGCGTATTCCGCGTGGTGTGCTGATGGTAGGTCCGCCAGGAACCGGCAAGACCCTCCTGTCACGCGCGGTTGCCGGTGAAGCCGGGGTGCCGTTCTTCTCGATCTCCGGTTCAGAATTCGTCGAGATGTTCGTCGGCGTCGGCGCCAGCCGTGTGCGCGACCTGTTCGACCAGGCGAAGCGTAATGCCCCCTGCATCGTCTTCATTGACGAGATCGATGCCGTCGGGCGTCAGCGCGGCGCCGGGCTTGGCGGCTCCCACGATGAGCGTGAGCAGACCCTCAACCAGATTCTGGTCGAGATGGACGGCTTTGATACGAATACGAATGTCATCGTGATTGCAGCCACGAACCGCCCCGATGTGCTCGACCCGGCACTGGTGCGCCCCGGTCGCTTCGACCGCCAGGTGGTGCTCGATGCTCCGGACGTGAAAGGGCGCATCGAGGTGCTCAAGGTGCATACCAAGGGCAAGCCGCTCGCCGATGATGTGCAGTTCGATGTGATCGCGCGTCAGACCCCCGGTTTCTCCGGTGCGGACCTGGCGAATGCAGTGAACGAGGCGGCAATCCTGGCGGCGCGCCGCTCGAAGAAGAAGATCGGCATGGCAGAGTTGCAGGACGCGATTGAGCGCGTGGCGCTCGGTGGTCCGGAGCGCCGCAGTCGGGTGCTGACCGAACGTGAGAAATTGCTGACTGCATACCACGAATCGGGGCACGCCATCGCCGCCGCTGGTATGCCCAAAGCTTTCCCGGTGCAGAAAGTGACGATCGTGCCGCGTGGACGCGCTGGCGGGTATACGCTCTATCTGCCGGAAGAAGATAGCATTCGCTACACTACCGCATCGCAGTTCGCCGCACAACTCGTGTCGGCGCTCGGCGGGCGCGTGGCGGAAGAGATCGTCTTCGGTCCTGATGAGGTCTCGACCGGCGCCGCAGGTGACATTCAGCAGGTGACGCGCATTGCCCGCGCAATGGTGACGCGCTACGGTATGAGTCCGAAGCTCGGTCCGATTGCGTTCGGTGAGCGTGAGGAACTGATCTTCCTCGGGCGAGAGATCACCGAGCAACGCAACTACAGCGACGATGTCGCGCGCGAGATCGATAATGAAGTGCATCGCATCGTTTCGGAAGCGTATGAGCGCACACGCCTGATCCTGACGCATAACCGCGAGGTGCTGAACGATATGGCGAGTGCGCTGATCGAGTATGAAACGCTCGATGGCGAACGCCTGAGAGAATTGCTCAGCCGTGTGGTGAAGATCGATGAGATCGAGAGTCGGGTGAACGGCGGCAACGGCATGCTGACCACGCCATCGGGCATGAACGTTCCGTCTGCACAGGCATAA